The region CCCTGAAAAAGTACCAATCTCCACGACTTCCTCCGGCGGCATTATCCGCATCAGGTTCAAGGGTCGAAGGTCTACCTTCCTCTCAGCCTGTCACACAAGCTCCCCTGTTTATTCTGTTAGCGCTATTATAGCATTCCAGTTTTTGCTTTGCAAGTGGCGGCCGCAGGAAAACTTGATTGGTATCAGCGCTTTTTAGAAAACCACTCCTCCATTGTCTGCAACAATTCCTCTTCCTCAATCACATAACTTCCTACAAAGTGCTTACAAGAACCTCTGCTTCTATGCATCTCAAATCAGTCTAAACGTGTTTTTATGATAATCAATAATCCCGTCCCGCTTCATGTAGGACAGCTCTCGTGAAAGTGCGCTGCGCTCCACGTTGAGGTATTCTGCCATAGAGTTTCTATTCATCGGAATCGTAAATGTTCTTTTTTGTTGTTCGCGGGCTATACACTGTAAGTAGGTCAATATTTTCTCCCGTATTGTCGGACGCAGCAGACAATCTATACGTTCGTGCAGTACAAGCCCCTTTTTGGCAACAATGCTTATATAGTTGCGTAATAGCCTGTCATGCCGGGGGCAGGCCTTTTCGCACCGGGCCAATACGCGTTCAAAAGGGATTTGCAATACCAGGACATCATCCTCCGCCTGTACAGTAACAGGACTTTTGTGTTCTAAACTTGCCGCTAAAATAACCCCTATCTCGCTTCCCTTTTTCAGAAGAGAAATAAGAATCACTCTGTCAGAGGGATCCCACTTTATTGCGCGTCCATGCCCTGATAGCATAATTCCGAAGTCGTATACCTTGTTCCCTTCCTCAATGATATAGTCGCCTTTGGCGTACCGGACATACTTTGCACAGAGGCAATAAAGGAGCCCATCAATTTCCTCTGGTTCAATGGCGAAAAATAGATTTGTCTGCTTTAAATCTTCTATAAACTCACGCATCACAATAACCTCGTTTTTTGTTGCGTGTGCAACAAGGCATTTGTCAAAATTGTACTATAATAAAATCTGAAAAACAAGAGAAGAGAAAGGAAATCTCAAAATTATGATCAAAGAAAGAACGCTTTGGATTACCCGCACAGCAGTTTTTATCGCCTTACTTGTCGTATTGCAGGCGGCTACCGGAGCATTAGGGAGCACTATTATTACTGGGTCTGTTGTGAATATGCTGATGATTGTTTCCGTTATGACCTGCGGCATGATGTCAGGACTTTGCGTTGCTGTCATTTCGCCTGTTATGGCGAAGCTGATTGGAATAGGCCCTCTTTGGAGCCTGATCCCCTTTATCGTGGCAGGAAACATTACCCTCGTGCTGATTTGGCACTTCATTGGCAACAGGCGTTGGGGGCATAAATATACCGCACCAATGATTGCTTTGGCAGCTGCGGCAGCCGCCAAATTCTTGGTCCTATACCTTGGAATCGCGCAAATAGCCGTGCCGTTCTTTTTAAGATTACCGGCTCCGCAGGCGGCGGTGATTTCGAATATGTTCTCTATACCACAGCTGCTAACAGCCCTTTTGGGCGGCGGTGTTGCGCTGTTGGTACTTTCGCCGTTAAAAAAAGCAATCTAGGGAGGGCGTGAACAGAGTTGAACACAGTTTTTACCTATTCGTTCTATGGTTTAGCAGCACTTTTACTGCTTTTCTCTTTTTTGAAAGACAAAAGAAAAACACTATTATCCTTAAAAAAGGCGTGGAAGATGTTTACAGGCGTCCTGCCGCAATTTGTTGCTATCCTGCTTTTTGTTGGGGTGGCGCTTGCGGTGCTTTCGCCGGAGACAATCAGACGCATGATAGGCGAAGAAACGGGTTTTATCGGCATGCTCTTAGCTTCGCTTGTTGGTGCGTTTTCGTTAGTACCCGTTATGATTGCTTTCCCCATTGTTTCGGAACTTCTGAAAAGCGGCGCGGGCATAATCCAAATGGCGGTATTTGTTTCTACGCTCACTACGGTTGGGCTGATCACGATCCCGATAGAGACAAAATATCTGGGTAAGAAAATAGCCGTTCTTCGGAATATGCTTGCATTTGTATTTTCCTTTATCACAGCTTACCTAATGGGGGTGTTGCTCAAATGAAAACAGCGATAAAAAAGTATTGGTTTTTATTTGTAATGGTGCTTTGTAATCTCATCATTTGGCTCTATGACCCGGAGATTGGAAAAACAGCATTGGCCTTTAGCGGAAAGAACTTTATCAACTTCCTCTTTATACTTACGCCTGTATTCATCTGTATTGGCCTGATGGACGTATGGGTTGAACGTGAAAAAATGATACGAATTATGGGAGCGAATTCCGGTGTGAAAGGTGTTGCCGTAGCCATATTGTCTGGAACGATAACAGCCGTTCCCATATATGCGCTGCTGCCTGTTGCCGGGGTACTGTTGAAAAAGGGCTGCAGGATTTCAAACGTGCTGCTTTTCCTATGCACAAGCGCCAGTATCCGCATTCCTTTACTCCTTTTTGAAATATCCTCTTTGGGTGTGTCCTTTACACTGATACGGTTTGGGCTAAATCTGTTCGTCATTTTTGCGATTGCCTTTATCACTGAAGGGCTGTTATCCGATAAGGATAGAAAGGAAATCTATGAAAATGCAAATAACCTGTAATACAAATTGTCAAATTACTACTAGCGTCCTTTGGCATCGACCATAGCTAATCATTCATTCTCTTGCGCCGTTGTTGTTCTCTGCGCAGGAATACGAGGCCGGCTCGAAGGAAGCTCTATCTGGCTTTTATAGGGGCCAGGAATATACGTCCTTTACTGCATCATATAGTATTTTTTCTCTGAATTCTGCCAGAGGAATAGGCCAATGTGGGCGGATATATGTATTCCCGCACGTTGGTCAGCAAGATATTCGTCTATTAGGGGGCCGGAGATGCTCAAATTGTCGAGGTCGCATTGACACAGCTTAGAAATGTAGGCGGCTCCCCGTTTTGGTCCTGGTATGGGTTCGGAAGCCGCTGCTGCTTCCTACTGAGTAGGTCCGGCGTGCTGGCCTATACCGGGCTGAAGGTTGAGACGAACACGGAATATACTCCGCAAGGTCTGGAGATGATTCTTGGACGATACGCTTTTCAGTGCCGGATCGACGAAAAAGCGTTTGTCCACGGCAGGGGACACCGAAAGACCAGGGAGCAGAGATATTACGAGAAGCTGAAAGAATACACGGAGAAACTGAAAGAATATGTGAAAAAGATCCGGATCTGCGGTCCGGAACGCAACAGCTATTCCAAAACGGACCATGATGCCACGTTTATGCGGATGAAAAAGGACTACATGGGAAACGACCAGCTGCTCCCGGCATATAACATTCAGATCGGGGCAGCGGATGAATATATAGCGGTCATCGACGTGAAGCAGTACCGCTCGGATATGGACTGCTTTGTGCCGTTGATGGAGAAATTTAGGGAACTGTATGGGTTTTACCCGAAATATCCGGTAGCAGATGCGGGATACGGCTCGTACAACAATTATATTTATTGTCAGGAACACGGGATGGAAAAGTACATGAAATTTCCGATGTACAAAAAAGAGACAAAAGATAAAGAATATCATGAGAACCCGTTTCGTGCGGTGAACTTTAAGCCGGGCCCGGATGGGACCCTGATGTGCCCATGGGGAAAGAAGTTCCATTTTGCATACAGGAAAGCAGTAAAAGGGAACCGATATGGACGCCAGGAAGAGTACTATACATGTGAGGACTGTGGAGGATGTCCTTATAAGGAACAATGTAAAAAGACAGATAAGAACCGTATGGTGTGTATGAACCGGGAGCTGAGCTGTATGCACCAGGAAGTAGTCGAAAACCTGGAAAGTATCCAGGGAGCGCTGCTGCGGATGAACCGTTCGATACAAGCGGAAGGGACGTTTGGAATCATAAAGTATGACCAATGGTACAAACGTGTGGTAAGAAGAAAGCTAAACCGAGTGAGTCTGGAAATATATTTGGTATCAATAGGCCATAATCTCTATAAATTCAGGAATAAAAAGAAAAGGGCTGCTGTTGCGGCATAAAAAAGAAGGGCCCGCTTTCTATGGGGGTAAGGGGGAGGTATATGCTTTTTTAGGAAAGTAACAGACTTCTGGATCAAAAAGTGGGAGGGCTGTGGGAAATAGAGTCCATCTACTCGAGAGTATGAAAGTTTTTCTGTAAATAGCTATTAAGCATTAGGTCTTCTATGATAAAATCTATTATCATAAGGAGGCCTATTATTATGGCAAGAAGAGAAAAACAGCCCGTACACAAAGTAGTCATGACGGAGGGGAAAAGGAACATCGTCCATCAGCTCCTGGAAGAGTATGACATCCAGACTGCGGAGGATATCCAGGAAGCCCTCAAAGACCTGCTGGGGAGCACCCTGAAGGAGATGATGGAAGCGGAGATGGATGAGCATCTCGGCTATGGGAGGTCAGAACGGTCGGATTCGGATGATTACCGCAATGGCTACAAGCCCAAGCGGATCAACAGCAGCTTCGGGAGCATGGACATCCAGGTGCCCCAGGACAGGAAGTCCACGTTTGAACCCCAGGTGGTAAGAAAGCGCCAGAAGGACATTTCCGGCATTGACCAGAAGATCATATCCATGTATGCAAAAGGCATGACAACCCGCCAAATCTCGGATACCTTGATGGACATTTATGGTTTTGAGGCTTCGGAAGGGTTCATCTCGGACGTGACGGACAAGATACTGCCGCAGATTGAAGACTGGCAGAACCGCCCGCTGGAGGAAGTCTATCCCGTGGTCTACATCGACGCAATCCATTATTCCGTGCGGGAGGACGGGGTAATCCGCAAGCTTGCCGCCTATGTCATCCTCGGCCTTACGCTGGAAGGTAAAAAGGAAGTCCTGAGCATACAGATCGGGGAGAATGAAAGCTCCAAGTACTGGCTCTGCGTTCTGAACGAGTTGAAGAACCGCGGTGTGAAGGATATCCTCATTCTCTGCTCGGACGGGCTCACGGGCATTAAGGAAGCCATAACGGCGGCATTCCCGAAGACGGAGCAGCAGCGCTGCATCGTACATATGGTACGGAACACGCTGAAATACGTCTCCGACAAGGACCGGAAAGCATTTGCCACGGACCTGAAAACCATCTACCATGCCGCAAACGAGGAAAAGGCGCTGGAGGCGCTGGAGAAGGTGACGGAAAAGTGGACGCCAAAGTACCCCAACTCAATGAAACGCTGGCATGACAACTGGGATGTGGTATCCCCCATCTTCAAGTTTTCCATGGAGGTCAGGAAGGTGATCTATACTACCAACGCGATCGAGAGCCTCAACTCTACCTACCGGAAGCTCAACCGCCAGCGGAGCGTGTTCCCGGGCAGCACGGCGCTCTTAAAGGCTCTGTACCTGGCCACGTTCGAGGCGACGAAGAAGTGGACCATGCCCATCCGCAACTGGGGGCAGGTCTATGGGGAACTGTCCATTATGTACGAAGGCAGACTGCCGGAATAAGAGCGCACAGGCATAGGTGTACACCTATCCGGAAAGGAGCTTTCCATGTATGGATTTTCAAAATACGATGCTCAGGACAGGTACGACAGCTATAATACTGTACAGGTGAAGTTAAAACTGAATATGAAGACAGATGCAGATATCCTGGCCTGGGTCAGACAGC is a window of Enterocloster clostridioformis DNA encoding:
- a CDS encoding Crp/Fnr family transcriptional regulator, whose product is MREFIEDLKQTNLFFAIEPEEIDGLLYCLCAKYVRYAKGDYIIEEGNKVYDFGIMLSGHGRAIKWDPSDRVILISLLKKGSEIGVILAASLEHKSPVTVQAEDDVLVLQIPFERVLARCEKACPRHDRLLRNYISIVAKKGLVLHERIDCLLRPTIREKILTYLQCIAREQQKRTFTIPMNRNSMAEYLNVERSALSRELSYMKRDGIIDYHKNTFRLI
- a CDS encoding ECF transporter S component, whose product is MIKERTLWITRTAVFIALLVVLQAATGALGSTIITGSVVNMLMIVSVMTCGMMSGLCVAVISPVMAKLIGIGPLWSLIPFIVAGNITLVLIWHFIGNRRWGHKYTAPMIALAAAAAAKFLVLYLGIAQIAVPFFLRLPAPQAAVISNMFSIPQLLTALLGGGVALLVLSPLKKAI
- a CDS encoding permease; protein product: MNTVFTYSFYGLAALLLLFSFLKDKRKTLLSLKKAWKMFTGVLPQFVAILLFVGVALAVLSPETIRRMIGEETGFIGMLLASLVGAFSLVPVMIAFPIVSELLKSGAGIIQMAVFVSTLTTVGLITIPIETKYLGKKIAVLRNMLAFVFSFITAYLMGVLLK
- a CDS encoding permease, which produces MKTAIKKYWFLFVMVLCNLIIWLYDPEIGKTALAFSGKNFINFLFILTPVFICIGLMDVWVEREKMIRIMGANSGVKGVAVAILSGTITAVPIYALLPVAGVLLKKGCRISNVLLFLCTSASIRIPLLLFEISSLGVSFTLIRFGLNLFVIFAIAFITEGLLSDKDRKEIYENANNL
- a CDS encoding IS256 family transposase, whose protein sequence is MTEGKRNIVHQLLEEYDIQTAEDIQEALKDLLGSTLKEMMEAEMDEHLGYGRSERSDSDDYRNGYKPKRINSSFGSMDIQVPQDRKSTFEPQVVRKRQKDISGIDQKIISMYAKGMTTRQISDTLMDIYGFEASEGFISDVTDKILPQIEDWQNRPLEEVYPVVYIDAIHYSVREDGVIRKLAAYVILGLTLEGKKEVLSIQIGENESSKYWLCVLNELKNRGVKDILILCSDGLTGIKEAITAAFPKTEQQRCIVHMVRNTLKYVSDKDRKAFATDLKTIYHAANEEKALEALEKVTEKWTPKYPNSMKRWHDNWDVVSPIFKFSMEVRKVIYTTNAIESLNSTYRKLNRQRSVFPGSTALLKALYLATFEATKKWTMPIRNWGQVYGELSIMYEGRLPE